A genomic stretch from Mesomycoplasma neurolyticum includes:
- a CDS encoding TatD family hydrolase — translation MSYLKLIKISKEFTNKLINCNFNYKKFQLFDKNISFKNSAELIQFVISTNKKNNKDNSFYIFLDNDNFYEQAIALIHVKNNEKFEFIVNWNYDYQNVNFQKNLLNFIFKLAKEKFNKKEIIWIEKGKHIFSEIKNYFYFQKYENKILIQSKKNKKNLNDIHFHPFKEYYKNPTYEIEKSYEKGLEKIFFVSCSWKEIDEIESEIQKHNNLFPVFGIHPSNVKKEDNFYLLEKKIHSKVVAIGEIGLDYHHPKNPEKSIQKWAFEQQLDVGLKFNLPIILHVREAFEDVYKIITKNKYKNLKFIFHTYSGNLEWTKKLLNHKNFYFSFSGVITYKKNVETRKLIRLIPNDKIFSETDAPYLTPEEHRSKINHAYYVNYVVETIALAKNIEYNKMLQIISENIKKVFGV, via the coding sequence ATGTCTTACTTAAAATTAATAAAAATATCAAAAGAATTTACAAATAAATTAATTAATTGTAATTTTAATTATAAAAAATTTCAACTTTTTGACAAAAATATTTCATTTAAAAATTCAGCAGAGTTAATTCAATTTGTTATATCAACTAATAAAAAAAACAATAAAGACAATTCTTTTTACATTTTTTTAGATAATGATAATTTTTATGAACAAGCAATAGCATTAATACATGTGAAAAACAATGAAAAATTTGAGTTTATTGTTAATTGAAATTATGATTATCAAAATGTTAATTTTCAAAAAAATTTATTAAATTTTATATTTAAACTAGCGAAAGAAAAATTTAACAAAAAAGAAATAATTTGAATTGAAAAAGGCAAACATATTTTTAGTGAAATAAAAAATTATTTTTATTTTCAAAAATATGAAAATAAAATTTTGATTCAAAGTAAAAAGAATAAAAAGAATTTAAATGATATTCATTTTCATCCTTTTAAAGAATACTATAAAAACCCTACATATGAAATTGAAAAAAGCTATGAAAAAGGTTTAGAAAAAATATTTTTTGTTTCATGTTCATGAAAAGAAATTGATGAAATTGAAAGTGAAATTCAAAAACATAATAATTTATTTCCTGTTTTTGGTATTCATCCTAGTAATGTAAAAAAAGAAGATAATTTCTATTTATTAGAAAAAAAAATACATTCAAAAGTTGTTGCCATTGGGGAAATAGGATTAGACTATCATCACCCTAAAAATCCTGAAAAAAGTATTCAAAAATGAGCTTTTGAACAACAACTTGATGTTGGACTAAAGTTTAATTTACCTATAATTCTTCATGTTAGAGAAGCTTTTGAGGATGTTTATAAAATAATTACAAAAAACAAATATAAAAATTTAAAATTTATTTTTCACACCTATAGTGGTAATTTAGAGTGAACTAAAAAATTATTAAATCATAAAAATTTTTATTTTTCATTCTCAGGTGTAATAACATATAAAAAAAATGTTGAAACAAGAAAACTAATTAGATTAATCCCTAATGATAAAATTTTTAGTGAAACAGATGCTCCATATTTAACACCAGAAGAACATAGAAGCAAAATCAATCATGCATATTATGTAAATTATGTTGTAGAAACTATAGCTTTAGCTAAAAATATTGAATATAATAAAATGTTACAAATAATTAGCGAAAATATTAAAAAGGTTTTTGGTGTTTAA
- a CDS encoding ribose-phosphate pyrophosphokinase: MNYKNVLFGMKNAIEMAEKIAEETQLPLLKVNREVFADGEVVLWSEETVRNSNAFIIASTHMPANENIMELLIFIDSLKRANVKSITVVLLYYGYARQDRKDHGRKPITAKLIADLLERAGATRIIAVDLHNPSIQGFFNIPVDDLKGQYVLAKKIKQESERFTVVSPDHGGAVRARILSELIADTVKIAIIDKRRIGTNKTEILGIIGDVKGKNVVIIDDIIDTGGTIIKAAKAVKEHGAKKVIIAATHGVFSRGFEMFQEAKEVDKVIITDSIKHQNLDIKKFSKLEIVSLSSFVSQTINAIIRNTSITSLYKIIKNEII; encoded by the coding sequence ATGAATTATAAAAATGTATTATTTGGAATGAAGAATGCAATTGAAATGGCAGAAAAAATTGCAGAAGAAACGCAACTCCCACTTTTAAAAGTTAATAGAGAAGTTTTTGCTGATGGCGAAGTAGTACTTTGATCAGAAGAAACAGTTAGAAATTCAAATGCTTTTATTATTGCAAGTACACATATGCCTGCAAATGAAAATATTATGGAATTACTTATTTTTATAGACTCATTAAAAAGAGCTAATGTCAAAAGTATTACAGTGGTCTTGCTTTATTATGGCTATGCTAGACAAGATCGTAAAGACCATGGTAGAAAACCTATAACAGCTAAATTAATTGCTGATTTATTAGAAAGAGCAGGAGCTACAAGAATTATTGCAGTTGATTTACACAATCCATCAATTCAAGGATTTTTTAACATACCAGTTGATGATTTAAAAGGTCAATATGTTTTAGCTAAAAAAATCAAACAAGAAAGTGAAAGATTTACAGTTGTTTCACCTGACCATGGCGGAGCTGTTAGAGCAAGGATTTTATCTGAATTAATTGCTGATACAGTAAAAATCGCTATTATTGATAAAAGAAGAATTGGCACTAATAAAACAGAAATTTTAGGTATTATTGGTGATGTAAAAGGTAAAAATGTTGTAATTATTGATGATATTATAGACACAGGCGGCACAATTATCAAAGCTGCTAAAGCAGTTAAAGAACATGGGGCTAAAAAAGTTATTATTGCTGCAACACATGGTGTTTTTTCAAGAGGCTTTGAAATGTTCCAAGAAGCCAAAGAAGTTGATAAGGTTATTATCACCGATTCAATTAAACATCAAAATTTAGACATCAAAAAATTTTCAAAACTTGAAATTGTTTCATTATCAAGTTTTGTATCTCAAACAATTAATGCGATTATAAGAAATACTTCAATAACAAGTTTATATAAAATAATTAAAAATGAAATCATATAA